A genomic window from Silene latifolia isolate original U9 population chromosome Y, ASM4854445v1, whole genome shotgun sequence includes:
- the LOC141630368 gene encoding protein FAR1-RELATED SEQUENCE 5-like, whose amino-acid sequence MRIDVTYISHVRPITRIDCRALVQFKYQENGTYIVTRFDEAHNHPLASPESTIFLKGNRKMTEVQKQFVTKVKVLKLGGVKAYRGWKELCGGYNNIGATEVDFKNFVRDIKTYIGNFDAQMFVENLIRRKDTCSAFYFDFIVDENKCLAGVFWADPICA is encoded by the coding sequence ATGCGAATCGATGTGACGTATATAAGTCATGTGAGGCCGATTACAAGAATTGACTGTCGTGCATTAGTGCAGTTTAAATACCAAGAAAATGGAACTTATATTGTTACCAGATTCGATGAAGCGCATAACCATCCACTTGCTTCGCCTGAATCTACAATATTCTTGAAAGGAAACCGAAAAATGACAGAGGTACAGAAGCAATTTGTCACAAAGGTAAAGGTGCTAAAACTAGGTGGTGTGAAAGCCTATAGAGGTTGGAAGGAGCTGTGTGGAGGTTACAACAACATTGGGGCTACTGAGGTTGATTTCAAAAACTTTGTCAGGGACATAAAAACCTACATTGGTAATTTTGATGCACAAATGTTTGTTGAAAATCTTATTAGGAGAAAAGACACATGCAGTgcattttactttgattttatagTAGATGAAAACAAGTGTCTGGCTGGAGTGTTTTGGGCAGATCCGATCTGCGCATAA
- the LOC141630366 gene encoding protein FAR1-RELATED SEQUENCE 1-like: MLLKCTRTTFSKTSKQNWLHFVDFRFKDVEKIDETKIYILTDLQMPNKSWNVAYSPDNMEITCSCSMFQRMGLLCRHCLWILHNQDFQKIPEQYITQRWTKAAMSKPVFDKDGKLIDVSQKFSDRKSLSTELWQEVYSCVSVAECDDNDMKLLIEKLRDIRLDMISNRSVPAKKKDKMKEIEKYVGHENT; encoded by the coding sequence ATGCTTCTGAAATGTACTCGcacaacattttcaaagactTCCAAACAGAATTGGTTGCACTTTGTCGATTTCCGTTTTAAAGATGTggagaagattgatgagacaaaaatatatattctaacAGACTTGCAGATGCCAAATAAGTCATGGAACGTAGCATATTCACCAGATAACATGGAGATTACTTGTTCCTGTTCTATGTTTCAGAGAATGGGCTTGTTGTGCAGGCACTGCCTTTGGATTCTACACAACCAAGATTTTCAGAAAATACCAGAACAGTACATAACGCAAAGATGGACAAAAGCTGCAATGAGTAAGCCTGTCTTTGACAAAGATGGCAAACTGATAGATGTCTCTCAAAAGTTTTCTGACCGGAAAAGTTTGAGTACTGAGCTGTGGCAAGAGGTTTATTCTTGTGTCAGCGTAGCTGAGTGTGATGATAACGACATGAAGCTTTTGATTGAAAAACTGAGAGATATTAGATTGGATATGATTAGTAACAGAAGTGTACCagcaaagaagaaagacaagatgaaagaaatagaaaagtatGTGGGTCATGAAAATACCTGA
- the LOC141630367 gene encoding protein FAR-RED IMPAIRED RESPONSE 1-like translates to MVFVPFTRVDHHKRCITFGAGLLGDESIECYTWLFKTFLEAMGGCQPRIIITDQDKSMKSVVPEVFKESTHRLCMWHIMKKLREKVSYQLFQDEDFKTRLNRCVWNNQLEPDEFEEQWEKIMTDYQLVEHEWFSDLYDLREQWIPAYFKDVSMSGLMRVTSRSESEKVSLTVPHTSFDPC, encoded by the coding sequence ATGGTGTTTGTGCCTTTCACAAGAGTTGATCACCACAAAAGGTGCATAACGTTTGGAGCTGGGTTGTTAGGTGATGAAAGTATTGAGTGTTATACATGGCTGTTCAAGACATTTTTGGAAGCAATGGGCGGGTGCCAACCGAGAATTATAATTACTGATCAGGACAAATCAATGAAGTCGGTGGTCCCGGAAGTGTTTAAGGAGTCAACACACAGACTGTGCATGTGGCACATAATGAAGAAACTAAGAGAGAAAGTCAGTTATCAACTGTTTCAAGATGAGGATTTTAAGACCAGGCTCAAtaggtgtgtttggaacaaccaacTTGAGCCTGATGAATTCGAAGAACAATGGGAGAAGATAATGACTGATTATCAACTTGTAGAACACGAGTGGTTTTCAGATTTGTACGATCTCAGGGAACAGTGGATCCCAGCCTACTTTAAAGATGTTTCAATGTCTGGCTTGATGAGGGTTACTTCTAGGTCCGAGAGTGAAAAAGTTTCTTTGACAGTTCCTCACACCTCATTTGACCCTTGTTGA
- the LOC141630369 gene encoding uncharacterized protein LOC141630369: MASASNTISIPTTPMFGGENYDYWCIKIKLFLRANALWEIVESGIQQQKQDVVYTEAQLKKINENELKDAKALSYILNAVTEVIFPRIMRATTAKEAWDSLQQEFQGDIKIRTIRLNTLRKDFENMKMKDDEDIKYYTSRLMEVVNQMKMYGEDITDIRIVQKILGTLTKRFDTIITVIEESKDISKLSVSELTGSLLAHDQKFKKLETSSENAFPSKHKSKTFNSKGGWKKNASNSGASYKTKASQSRGKYPSCGTCGKTNHAEKDCYFKGKPQCRHCNRFGHFEKDCRQKARESKPERNFLSSNQEEDYLFYARQASISSHKEKWLIDSGCTNHMTNNSNIFCKLDTSVNVRFGWEMVPL, encoded by the coding sequence atggCTTCCGCATCAAATACAATTTCAATACCAACAACTCCTATGTTTGGAGGAGAAAATTATGATTATTGGTGCATAAAAATAAAGCTCTTTTTAAGAGCAAATGCACTATGGGAAATTGTCGAGAGTGGtatacaacaacaaaaacaagacGTTGTGTACACCGAAGcacaattaaaaaaaatcaatgaaaatgaattaaaagacGCTAAAGCCCTCTCTTATATTTTAAATGCTGTCACGGAGGTAATATTTCCTAGGATCATGCGAGCAACAACCGCAAAAGAAGCTTGGGATTCACTCCAACAAGAGTTCCAAGGAGATATTAAAATACGAACCATTCGACTCAATACCTTAAGAAAGGATTTTGAGAATATGAAGATGAAAGATGATGAAGACATCAAGTATTACACTTCAAGACTCATGGAAGTGGTTAATCAGATGAAAATGTATGGAGAAGATATTACTGATATAAGAATTGTGCAGAAAATTTTAGGAACCTTAACAAAAAGGTTTGACACAATTATAACAGTAATCGAAGAGTCCAAAGATATATCAAAACTCAGTGTTTCTGAGTTAACAGGGTCATTGCTCGCACATGACCAAAAGTttaaaaaattagaaacttcATCTGAAAATGCTTTCCCATCAAAACATAAATCGAAGACATTCAATTCCAAGGGCGGTTGGaagaaaaatgcttcaaattcaGGCGCTTCTTATAAAACTAAAGCTTCACAATCAAGAGGAAAATATCCTTCTTGTGGCACTTGTGGAAAGACAAATCATGCCGAAAAAGATTGTTATTTTAAAGGGAAACCTCAATGTCGCCATTGCAACAGATTTGGACATTTTGAAAAAGATTGCaggcaaaaggcaagagagtCAAAACCAGAGAGAAATTTTTTAAGTAGCAATCAAGAAGAAGATTATTTATTCTATGCACGCCAAGCATCGATTTCCAGTCACAAAGAAAAATGGCTAATCGATAGTGGTTGTACAAACCACATGACAAATAATTCAAACATTTTTTGCAAATTAGATACATCGGTGAATGTTCGATTCGGATGGGAAATGGTGCCATTGTGA